DNA from Thermus islandicus DSM 21543:
CGAGGAGGCTTGAGGATGGGGGTGCTGGGGTTGACCCAGCCCCAAGCGGCTCTGGGGGTTGATAAGGGGCATGACCCTGCCTGAAGCCCTATCCCAGGTCCCAGACCCCCGGGCTCGCAACCGGCAGTACCCCCTTTGGGGTCTTCTGGCCCTCATCCTGGTGGCTTTCCTTTCCCGCGTGGACTCCCTGCGCGGCGTGGAACGCTTCGCCCGC
Protein-coding regions in this window:
- a CDS encoding transposase family protein, producing MTLPEALSQVPDPRARNRQYPLWGLLALILVAFLSRVDSLRGVERFAR